The Neodiprion fabricii isolate iyNeoFabr1 chromosome 4, iyNeoFabr1.1, whole genome shotgun sequence genome window below encodes:
- the LOC124181293 gene encoding voltage-dependent T-type calcium channel subunit alpha-1G-like isoform X4 has product MSVHHYPQGYRYRSAAKGSCVNESVGQDNSDSDVAELSDLEDGEDEDEDEDDEDDEDDEDEDGEDEDDEGNNLPYPGFAPIALRYLDQTTRPRNWCLALITNPWFERISMMVILLNCITLGMYQPCVDDECVTNRCKILQMFDDIIFAFFSLEMTIKIVAMGIYGKGTYLADSWNRLDFFIVAAGALEYCLNVENMSLSAIRTIRVLRPLRAINRIPSMRILVMLLLDTLPMLGNVLLLCFFVFFIFGIVGVQLWEGILRQRCFLRALPNVKYPDNLSKYFEYQDQDYICSRPDESGMHSCSNLPPHKIGDLICNNTALPNSNITFISNDSCVNWNFYYTECKGQGNNPFQGTISFDNIGLAWVAIFLVISLEGWTDIMYYVQDAHSFWDWIYFVLLIVIGSFFMINLCLVVIATQFSETKKRELERMRLERARFHSTSTLASSINTSEPTTCYAEIVKYIAHLWRRSKRRLMKKYRLYLYTRQQKREQKLLREQSPSLSRTVAIQMNRSSDKRQHHRRCPYHRPLAEDEEQNGGELAVTSSVRVVLDQSGSLMLAPHASPETSEVEISAIPCHPSLHHPPLSLSTPGDSNIVPTETHNTLASPILPNFRRRSSVMFNDVVLLHGGSANTLPGSTAVGERNICSSEKMTQTGDGNVWSTPQSTLQIQTDLEQNEAMTCQELLALSGALSAALPTGQLALDSFLNSLTKGISDRRIVLTDPTQWLNPDADNCSCCEVQNDQPWAEDNDKWQKSQTRKVLKATGSCCVCVIRCIQRWVKKLVVNKYFQQGILVAILINTLSMGIEYHNQPEELTIIVEISNIVFSAVFAVEMLLKMIAEGPFGYISNGFNVFDGVVVVLSVIELCQTYYGEREGNSGLSVLRTFRLLRILKLVRFLPNLRRQLFVMLRTMDNVAIFFSLLILFIFIFSILGMNLFGCKFCETMKGTTEVECDRKNFDSLLWAIVTVFQILTQEDWNVVLFNGMQKTSHWAALYFVALMTFGNYVLFNLLVAILVEGFSSERNERREREQREMARLAAKEAGISSDGDSSRVSQSHSVSDSDTYTQDQKNSWQSVEELRKYKDNCSKDKQNTIWRHPINEPKCNIQKESKMMGIQPPVITHTAATPQDSPNTTLDTGYREFNCRSTNPSLSIESIDRSASQCSIPGLLKPMDNKFATNNLVPNQLSRRISLVAVINPSPTRDSNPSNQRIQRGYSWRLSRPSLRRKKSQCDDDSRQTIVLNNGRNTMRSNSINYGDYTNCNGGYLYGSIRNDTHCDTPNNRNHIANNRSISPNNSTKSRSSSIAHYTTSNMRWIGDLSRQNSLSSYDQMHVQKTPLDDNALNSAARTINNLSIEARPLPQIKQLSEEMDSQLDEQAAQSNGNGSISSVEKIKKIFMFFEPKGCLKERDDFSLYLFAPHNRFRELCHWFVGQKWFDNMVLLFIGLNCITLAMERPNIPPNSGERIFLSSANYVFTAVFAAEMFVKVVASGMLYGYDAYFTSGWNIMDGSLVIISIVDLLMSLISESSPKIFGILRVFRLLRSLRPLRVINRAPGLKLVVQTLLSSLRPIGNIVLICCTFFMIFGILGVQLFKGAFYYCEGPDLKNVRNKTDCLADKRNQWVNRKYNFDDLGKALMSLFVLSSRDGWVNIMYTGLDAVGVDQQPVENFSEWRLLYFIAFILLVGFFVLNMFVGVVVENFHRCREEQEKEERVRRAAKRALQMEKKRRKMHEPPYYTNYSKSRLFVHNVVTSKYFDLAIAAVIGLNVVTMAMEFYMMPKALTYALKIFNYFFTAVFILESFMKLLALGLHLYLKDKWNQLDVGIVILSIVGIVLEEVESKIIPINPTIIRVMRVLRIARVLKLLKMAKGIRALLDTVMQALPQVGNLGLLFFLLFFIFAALGVELFGRLECSDDIPCQGLGEHAHFSNFGMAFLTLFRVATGDNWNGIMKDTLRDDCDDATDCVKNCCVSTIIAPIFFVIFVLMAQFVLVNVVVAVLMKHLEESHKQMEDELDMETQLERELAAEQEELLDEEDINDESLNTRPGLSKVRSLPANFTYNPPTEKDSNKDDLSITFNERRGSSCRSNKPFKYRMKRRQTFHTHQRSSLFPIVSTPIHFEVAEVIKPASNLSVPRIISQNHILNFGSTKYLHPPAVSDVAEDKCYLTVNSASHESSQRRPPIKSSSGDTNAHLIPKCSSYLLRNSEHLSKHRKSNDSQSSLDASLSCKLPNLLAPNAYGNNLVKNKGEPGTKEEKLPLDHDLDVQSVINERRPSKLKCSNVSGKGGFVSKTNSFNHIYAREEIENKAVSNVEHDIRIYVDDTDSQSSERDKVTNGEEGRDCRKRSLGAMSNISLINKSDTDVVSSSKEDLKNSQTNNSP; this is encoded by the exons ATGTCGGTGCACCATTACCCTCAAGGGTATCGATATCGTTCCGCCGCAAAAGGCAGCTGTGTCAACGAGAGCGTTGGTCAGGATAATTCGGACAGTGACGTTGCCGAGTTGAGTGATCTCGAGGATggggaggacgaggacgaggacgaggacgacgaggacgacgaggacgacgaggacgaggatggcgaggacgaggacgacgagggGAATAATCTACCGTATCCAGGATTCGCTCCGATCGCCTTACGTTATCTGGACCAAACGACACGCCCGCGCAATTGGTGTCTAGCTCTCATCACGAATCC atgGTTTGAAAGAATAAGCATGATGGTGATCCTTCTAAATTGCATCACTTTGGGGATGTACCAGCCTTGCGTCGACGATGAGTGTGTTACGAATCGCTGCAAAATATTACAA ATGTTTGACGATATCATCTTCGCTTTCTTTTCGTTAGAAATGACGATCAAAATTGTTGCAATGGGGATTTACGGCAAGGGAACTTACTTGGCGGATTCGTGGAACAGATTAGACTTCTTTATAGTAGCAGCTGG AGCCTTAGAATACTGTTTGAACGTTGAAAATATGAGTCTATCCGCAATAAGGACCATAAGGGTACTGAGACCATTGCGTGCGATCAACAGGATACCCA gTATGAGGATACTTGTTATGCTGCTGTTGGACACGCTACCGATGCTCGGAAACGTTCTTCTTCTATgcttttttgtgtttttcatATTTGGTATTGTAGGCGTTCAATTGTGGGAAGGAATCCTGAGACAACGATGTTTTCTCAGAGCTCTTCCCAATGTTAAATACCCTGA CAACTTATCCAAATACTTTGAATATCAAGATCAGGATTACATATGTTCACGTCCAGATGAAAGTGGTATGCACTCGTGCAGCAATCTTCCACCGCATAAAATTG GGGACCTGATATGCAATAACACAGCCTTACCAAACAGTAATATTACATTTATAAGTAATGATTCTTGTGTGAATTGGAATTTCTATTACACAGAGTGCAAAGGGCAAGGTAACAATCCTTTTCAAGGTACCATATCTTTTGACAACATCGGACTCGCCTGGGTTGCAATTTTTCTC gtaATCAGCCTGGAGGGTTGGACAGACATAATGTATTATGTACAAGATGCACATTCGTTTTGGGATTGGATATACTTTGTCCTACTGATTGTC ATCGGATCATTTTTTATGATCAACCTCTGCTTAGTCGTAATTGCGACACAATTttcggaaacaaaaaaaagagaactgGAACGTATGAGACTCGAACGTGCCCGCTTTCACTCTACCAGCACACTAGCTTCTTCAATAAATACTTCTGAACCGACTACATGCTATGCAGAGATTGTAAA ATACATTGCCCATTTGTGGCGTAGAAGTAAACGTAGATTAATGAAGAAATATCGACTTTACTTGTATACTAGACAACAGAAACGGGAACAGAAGCTACTGAGGGAGCAAAGCCCGAGTCTCTCGCGCACAGTAGCCATTCAAATGAACAGATCATCTG ATAAGAGACAACATCACAGACGATGTCCGTATCACAGACCACTGGCTGAAGATGAAGAACAAAATGGTGGTGAATTAGCAGTGACTAGCAGTGTCAGAGTTGTTCTAGATCAAAGTGGTAGTTTAATGCTGGCACCTCATGCGAGTCCAGAAACCTCCGAAGTAGAAATTTCTGCAATTCCCTGCCACCCGAGTCTTCATCATCCTCCTTTATCTTTATCAACTCCTGGTGATAGCAACATTGTTCCAACGGAG ACTCACAACACTCTCGCCAGTCCGATATTACCAAACTTCAGGCGACGAAGTAGCGTCATGTTCAACGATGTTGTACTGCTTCATGGCGGCAGCGCTAATACATTGCCAGGCTCTACAGCCGTGGGAGAACGAAATATATGTTCGAGCGAAAAAATGACACAGACGGGAGATGGAAATGTTTGGTCAACACCGCAGTCAACTTTGCAA ATACAAACTGACTTGGAACAAAACGAAGCGATGACCTGCCAAGAACTACTTGCTCTTAGCGGTGCTCTCAGCGCTGCTCTTCCAACCGGTCAATTAGCTCTGGACTCTTTTCTAAATTCATTAACCAAAG GTATATCGGACCGACGTATAGTATTGACCGATCCGACGCAATGGCTAAACCCTGATGCAGACAACTGTTCTTGTTGCGAAGTACAAAATGATCAACCTTGGGCAGAAGATAATGATAAATGGCAAAAGTCACAGACTAGAAAAGTCCTCAAAGCAACAGGGAGTTGCTGCGTTTGTGTGATTCGATGCATTCAGCGCTGGGTCAAGAAACTTGTGGTGAACAAGTATTTTCAACAGGGTATTCTTGTGGCTATTTTGATAAATACCCTCAGTATGGGCATTGAATACCATAATCAG CCAGAGGAATTGACGATAATTGTGGAAATAAGTAACATAGTATTTTCTGCTGTTTTTGCCGTTGAAATGCTGTTAAAAATGATAGCAGAAGGACCTTTCGGATATATCAGTAACGGATTTAATGTATTTGATGGTGTCGTTGTTGTACTAAG TGTTATAGAGCTCTGTCAAACCTATTATGGGGAGCGCGAAGGAAACTCCGGCTTGAGTGTCCTTCGCACATTCCGCCTCCTGCGCATTTTGAAGCTTGTGCGCTTCTTGCCCAATCTTCGCCGGCAGCTGTTCGTCATGCTCAGGACGATGGATAACgttgcgatatttttttcccttttaaTCCTTTTCATCTTTATATTCAG TATTCTTGGGATGAACCTGTTCGGTTGCAAATTCTGTGAAACCATGAAAGGCACCACCGAAGTCGAATGTGATAGGAAAAACTTTGACTCATTACTCTGGGCTATTGTCACAGTATTTCAG ATACTTACCCAAGAAGATTGGAACGTAGTGTTGTTCAACGGAATGCAGAAAACCTCTCACTGGGCAGCATTGTACTTTGTAGCGTTGATGACATTTGGTAACTACGTTCTGTTTAATCTGTTGGTCGCGATTCTGGTGGAAGGCTTTTCTTCCgag AGAAATGAACGGCGGGAGAGAGAACAACGAGAAATGGCACGGCTGGCTGCAAAGGAAGCTGGAATCAGCAGTGACGGAGATTCATCGAGGGTTTCTCAATCACATTCAGTATCTGACAGTGATACCTACACACAG gaTCAAAAGAACTCTTGGCAAAGTGTAGAGGAATTACGAAAGTACAAAGACAACTGTAGCAAGGACAAGCAGAATACGATATGGAGACATCCGATAAATGAGCCTAAATGTAATATccaaaaagaaagtaaaatgatgggcATACAGCCGCCTGTAATTACCCATACAGCTGCTACTCCTCAAGACTCTCCTAATACAACGCTAGATACTGGATACAGAGAGTTTAATTGCCGCTCTACGAATCCAAGTCTTTCAATTGAATCAATCGATCGATCTGCT AGTCAATGCAGTATACCTGGCTTACTTAAGCCAATGGATAACAAATTTGCTACTAACAATCTGGTTCCAAATCAACTTTCAAGGCGGATCAGTCTTGTGGCCGTTATTAATCCGTCGCCGACTCGGGATTCGAATCCAAG CAATCAACGAATACAAAGAGGGTATTCTTGGCGATTGTCTCGACCATCCCTGAGACGTAAGAAAAGTCAGTGCGACGACGATAGTCGACAGACTATTGTTCTTAATAACGGACGTAACACCATGCGATCAAATTCTAT AAATTATGGAGACTATACTAATTGCAATGGAGGCTACCTTTATGGGTCGATAAGAAATGATACGCACTGCGATACACCAAACAATCGGAACCATATTGCTAACAATCGCAGTATTAGTCCAAATAATTCTACCAAAAGTCGTAGCTCTTCGATTGCGCATTATACAACTTCAAAT ATGAGGTGGATCGGCGATTTATCTCGCCAGAATTCATTGAGCAGTTATGACCAGATGCATGTTCAGAAAACGCCGTTAGATGACAATGCATTAAATTCAGCTGCTAGAACCATAAACAATTTATCCATCGAAGCTAGACCTTTACCACAGATCAAACAACTTTCCGAAGAAATGGACTCTCAACTCGACGAACAAGCTGCACAATCTAATGGCAATGGCAGCATATCTAgtgttgagaaaataaaaaaaatattcatgttcTTTGAACCGAAGGGATGTCTGAAAGAAAGAGACGATTTCTCTTTATATCTTTTCGCACCACATAATAG GTTTCGAGAGCTCTGCCACTGGTTTGTAGGACAGAAATGGTTCGATAACATGGTCCTCCTTTTCATAGGATTAAATTGTATAACATTAGCAATGGAAAGACCAAATATACCTCCCAACAGTGGCGAGCGGATCTTTTTATCTTCGGCCAATTACGTTTTTACAGCTGTCTTTGCAGCAGAGATGTTTGTGAAG GTCGTAGCATCTGGTATGCTGTATGGATATGATGCTTACTTCACATCGGGCTGGAATATCATGGATGGTTCACTGGTTATAATATCCATAGTAGATCTACTAATGTCTTTGATATCTGAAAGCAGTCCGAAGATCTTTGGCATTTTGAGG GTATTTCGATTACTGAGATCCTTGAGGCCTCTCCGAGTAATAAATCGAGCTCCAGGATTAAAATTAGTAGTTCAAACGTTATTATCATCGTTGAGACCTATCGGAAACATCGTGCTAATATGCTGCACGTTCTTCATGATATTTGGTATATTAGGCGTACAACTCTTCAAGGGCGCATTTTACTATTGTGAAGGaccagatttgaaaaatgttcgcAATAAGACAGATTGTCTAGCCGACAAACGAAACCAATGGGTCAATCGTAAATACAATTTCGATGATCTCGGAAAAGCGCTAATGTCACTTTTCGTATTATCTTCCCGTGATGGATGGgttaatataatgtataccgGCCTGGATGCCGTTGGTGTTGATCAACAA CCTGTAGAGAACTTTTCTGAATGGAGGTTACTCTACTTCattgcatttattttattagttGGTTTCTTTGTGCTGAATATGTTCGTTGGGGTAGTCGTTGAGAATTTTCACAGATGTCGGGaggaacaagaaaaagaagagcgTGTTAGGAGAGCTGCGAAGAGAGCTCTTCAAATGGAGAAGAAAAGACGCA aaatgCACGAGCCTCCATATTAcacaaattattcaaagtcTCGACTATTCGTTCACAACGTTGTCACTTCAAAGTATTTCGATTTGGCGATAGCAGCTGTAATTGGTCTTAATGTCGTAACTATGGCAATGGAATTCTATATGATGCCCAAAGCTCTGACTTACGccttgaaaatattcaactacTTCTTCACCGCCGTTTTCATCCTCGAATCATTCATGAAACTCTTAGCTCTCGGACTGCACTTGTATTTGAAAGACAA GTGGAATCAGCTGGATGTTGGGATAGTCATACTGTCGATAGTCGGAATAGTTCTTGAAGAAGTGGAGTCCAAAATAATACCGATAAATCCAACTATAATTCGTGTGATGCGAGTACTGCGAATTGCAAGAG TTCTGAAACTTCTTAAAATGGCAAAGGGTATCCGTGCCCTCCTGGACACAGTTATGCAAGCATTGCCCCAAGTCGGAAATCTAggcttactttttttccttctgtttttcatatttgcaGCATTGGGAGTTGAGCTTTTTGGTCGATTAG AATGCAGTGATGACATACCTTGCCAAGGATTGGGCGAACACGCCCACTTCAGCAATTTCGGAATGGCTTTTCTTACTCTCTTCAGGGTAGCAACTGGCGACAATTGGAATGGCATTATGAAAGACACTCTTAGGGATGATTGCGACGATGCAACAGATTGCGTTAAGAATTGTTGCGTCAGCACAATTATTGCACcaatatttttcgttatttttgttCTCATGGCACAGTTCGTTCTTGTAAATGTCGTTGTTGCTGTATTAATGAAGCATTTAGAAGAGAGTCACAAACAG ATGGAAGATGAGCTCGATATGGAAACTCAACTAGAAAGAGAATTAGCTGCCGAGCAAGAAGAGCTATTGGACGAGGAAGACATAAACGATGAAAGTTTGAATACCAGGCCAGGGTTATCTAAAGTTCGCTCACTGCCTGCTAATTTCACGTACAACCCGCCCACTGAAAAGGACAGTAATAAAGACG ACTTATCGATAACTTTCAATGAACGAAGAGGATCAAGCTGTCGCTCCAACAAACCATTTAAGTATAGAATGAAACGCAGGCAGACGTTCCATACCCATCAGCGAAGTTCACTATTCCCAATCGTGTCCACGCCAATACATTTTGAGGTCGCCGAGGTGATAAAGCCTGCGAGCAATCTCAGCGTCCCACGCATCATATCACAGAATCATATTTTAAACTTTGGTAGCACAAAGTACCTTCATCCACCCGCTGTATCTGATGTGGCTGAAGACAAGTGCTACCTTACAGTTAATAGTGCATCGCACGAATCCTCCCAGAGGAGGCCACCTATCAAATCTAGTTCCGGAGACACAAATGCTCATCTCATACCTAAGTGTTCTAGTTACCTTTTACGTAATAGCGAGCATCTTTCGAAGCACAGAAAATCGAATGATTCGCAATCTTCTCTAGATGCAAGTCTAAGCTGCAAGTTGCCAAATCTGTTAGCACCAAACGCGTATGGTAATAATTTAGTAAAAAATAAGGGAGAACCGGGTACGAAAGAGGAAAAACTGCCTCTGGATCACGATTTGGATGTACAGTCTGTAATAAATGAGAGGAGGCCGTCCAAATTGAAATGTAGTAATGTGAGTGGTAAAGGAGGGTTTGTATCAAAGACCAACAGTTTCAATCACATTTATGCGAGGGAAGAGATCGAGAACAAAGCTGTTTCCAATGTCGAACACGATATTAGGATTTACGTTGACGATACCGATTCACAAAGCAGCGAAAGGGATAAAGTGACGAATGGGGAAGAGGGCAGAGATTGTAGAAAAAGATCGTTAGGAGCAATGTCGAATATTTCTCTGATAAACAAAAGTGATACAGACGTTGTTTCAAGCTCCAAAGaagatctgaaaaattcacagacCAATAATAGTCCATAA